One stretch of Serinicoccus hydrothermalis DNA includes these proteins:
- a CDS encoding copper resistance CopC family protein, producing the protein MVRAFLAVLCSVAFTVLLVPAAMAHDQLVGNNPSDDERVSTPPTEVVLDFSGQLSELGAQVQVTGPDGDAADGAPIVSGERLSQPLEDALPAGDYTVVWRVTSSDGHPISGEFNFTLTPAASTTPAEAPPTTEPTGEAATPAGTANETATSEMPKTSRTPAEVPSQENASPDAPDQGSALSVWVWLLGGAGVLAVLGTVLMRRRPG; encoded by the coding sequence ATGGTGAGAGCGTTCCTTGCTGTTCTGTGTTCTGTGGCGTTCACGGTGCTGCTGGTTCCAGCGGCGATGGCTCACGACCAGCTGGTCGGCAACAACCCGTCCGATGATGAGCGGGTCTCGACGCCCCCGACGGAGGTGGTGCTGGACTTCTCCGGGCAGCTCTCCGAACTCGGGGCACAGGTCCAGGTGACTGGTCCAGACGGTGACGCCGCCGACGGGGCGCCGATAGTTTCCGGCGAGCGGCTCAGCCAGCCGCTGGAAGACGCATTGCCAGCGGGGGACTACACGGTCGTGTGGCGGGTGACCTCCTCGGACGGCCACCCCATCTCGGGGGAGTTCAACTTCACTCTGACACCGGCAGCATCCACGACGCCTGCCGAGGCGCCACCGACGACGGAACCTACTGGTGAGGCCGCGACACCAGCTGGCACGGCTAACGAGACGGCGACCAGTGAGATGCCCAAGACGTCCCGAACCCCAGCAGAGGTCCCTTCCCAGGAGAACGCCTCCCCCGATGCGCCAGATCAGGGGTCAGCGCTGTCTGTCTGGGTCTGGCTCCTGGGCGGCGCCGGCGTGCTTGCCGTCCTGGGGACAGTCCTGATGAGGCGCCGCCCAGGCTAG
- the ccsB gene encoding c-type cytochrome biogenesis protein CcsB, with the protein MTDPQLSLASDIAVWASLAVLALALISFSAHLALTGAAKERRADVRAHEQTRISVLAVPGHEGRVGTPEPLDESPSAAAVEPPSVSHPSGVTRRWGIIGMQLTWIATFGVVGGTVLRGLSVQRWPLGNMYEFAIVSASFALVVFALWSTKRDRLWLGPFVVLPVMAILTAGKIWYTEASQLMPALDNTMWLSIHVTLATLSVALFIIGAALGIAFLLRDSAERKGRVRGWLAGLPQASKLETMTYGIHIFAFPLWTVVLITGAIWAEVAWGRYWGWDPKEVWTFVIWAVYAAYLHARATSSWTKRRATWVALVGMLCIILNYTVVNLLITGLHSYSGVAA; encoded by the coding sequence ATGACTGACCCGCAGCTGTCACTGGCCAGCGACATCGCCGTCTGGGCCTCGCTGGCCGTGCTCGCGCTGGCCCTCATCTCCTTCTCCGCGCACCTGGCCCTGACGGGCGCAGCCAAGGAGCGTCGTGCCGACGTCAGGGCCCACGAGCAGACGCGCATCAGTGTCCTAGCCGTTCCCGGGCACGAGGGACGCGTCGGGACGCCCGAGCCCCTTGACGAGTCACCGTCCGCCGCGGCGGTCGAACCACCCAGCGTCAGCCACCCAAGCGGGGTCACCCGCCGCTGGGGGATCATCGGTATGCAGCTGACCTGGATAGCAACCTTCGGGGTCGTCGGAGGCACCGTGCTGAGGGGCCTGTCGGTGCAGCGCTGGCCGTTGGGCAACATGTACGAGTTCGCCATCGTCAGCGCCTCCTTCGCGCTGGTCGTCTTCGCGCTGTGGAGCACCAAGCGCGACCGGCTCTGGCTGGGACCCTTCGTCGTGCTCCCGGTCATGGCGATCCTCACCGCGGGAAAGATCTGGTACACCGAGGCCTCCCAGCTCATGCCGGCCCTGGACAACACGATGTGGCTGTCGATCCACGTCACGCTCGCCACCCTGTCGGTCGCACTGTTCATCATCGGCGCCGCCCTGGGCATCGCCTTCCTGCTGCGCGACTCCGCCGAGCGCAAGGGCCGGGTCCGAGGCTGGCTCGCCGGTCTGCCGCAGGCTTCCAAGCTGGAGACGATGACCTACGGGATCCACATCTTCGCTTTCCCGCTGTGGACCGTGGTGCTCATCACCGGTGCCATCTGGGCCGAGGTGGCCTGGGGCCGCTACTGGGGGTGGGACCCCAAGGAGGTGTGGACCTTCGTCATCTGGGCGGTCTACGCGGCCTACCTGCATGCCCGAGCCACCAGTAGCTGGACCAAGCGGCGGGCGACCTGGGTGGCGCTGGTCGGGATGCTGTGCATCATCCTCAACTACACCGTGGTGAACCTGCTCATCACCGGCCTGCACTCTTACTCGGGGGTTGCCGCGTGA
- the resB gene encoding cytochrome c biogenesis protein ResB, producing MSTDQHHEVAAGGPSPERIAPDYPKNRTELGGPRLGLGGWARWAWRQLTSMRTAIYLLLLLAAASIPGSIFPQRSVDPVQVRGFFEENPGIAPWLDRFFLFDVFSSPWFASIYLLLMISLIGCIAPRTRQHLTSLRAQPPRTPRRLTRFPATAHGEVDAEPGVVLAAARQALKAKGYRLRTAEEGELAVSGEKGYLKETGNLLFHTALLGVIVAFAAGNLFGWRGEIIIKEGESWTAGPGTFDTLNFGPLTDASAIPTFTVELNQLEVDFETQAEGAQFGQPRRFEGLATVEIPGREAEQQQLAVNYPVSVGGDSIFLLGNGYAPVVTVRSPDGKLLFSDAVTFLPQDNNYASEGVIKVTGQDPGLGLVGGFLPTLQIDPELGMLSSFPGLVDPTLALTPFEGEMFPDGRPQSVFALDTDQMTQVTDADGDPVAMLLRPGEYYELPDGTRVEFENVIRWAGLLVRHDPGRMPALALAGVAVLGLGLMLGVKRRRIYVRVAPGFDETGAARHTDVRVAGLPKGSDPGLQTVVDDVLSRIVSTPTTTRQPWSETRTRND from the coding sequence ATGAGCACCGACCAGCACCACGAGGTTGCCGCGGGCGGTCCTTCGCCAGAGCGGATCGCGCCGGACTACCCCAAGAACCGCACCGAGCTCGGCGGCCCCCGCCTGGGCCTGGGAGGGTGGGCCAGGTGGGCGTGGCGACAGCTGACCAGCATGCGCACCGCGATCTACCTGCTGCTGCTGCTGGCCGCCGCATCCATTCCCGGCTCGATCTTCCCGCAACGCTCGGTCGATCCGGTCCAGGTCCGCGGTTTCTTCGAGGAGAACCCGGGGATCGCGCCGTGGCTGGACCGGTTCTTCCTCTTCGACGTCTTCTCCTCCCCATGGTTCGCCTCGATCTATCTGCTCCTGATGATCAGCCTCATCGGGTGCATCGCGCCCCGGACGAGACAGCACCTGACCAGCCTCCGCGCCCAGCCGCCACGGACCCCGCGGCGTCTGACCCGTTTTCCGGCCACGGCGCACGGCGAGGTCGACGCCGAACCTGGCGTGGTGCTGGCCGCGGCCCGGCAGGCGCTCAAAGCCAAGGGCTACCGGCTCCGGACCGCCGAGGAGGGCGAGCTCGCGGTGAGCGGGGAGAAGGGCTACCTGAAGGAGACCGGCAACCTCCTCTTCCACACCGCCCTCCTCGGCGTGATCGTCGCCTTCGCCGCCGGCAACCTCTTCGGCTGGCGCGGCGAGATCATTATCAAGGAGGGCGAGTCCTGGACCGCCGGCCCGGGGACCTTCGACACCCTGAATTTCGGTCCGCTCACCGACGCCAGCGCCATCCCGACCTTCACCGTCGAGCTGAACCAACTCGAGGTCGACTTCGAGACCCAGGCAGAGGGTGCGCAGTTCGGGCAGCCCCGCCGCTTCGAGGGGCTGGCCACCGTCGAGATCCCGGGCCGGGAGGCCGAGCAGCAGCAGCTCGCGGTCAACTACCCCGTGTCGGTCGGGGGCGACTCGATCTTCCTGCTCGGCAACGGTTACGCCCCGGTCGTGACCGTGCGGTCCCCCGACGGGAAGCTGCTGTTCTCCGACGCGGTCACCTTCCTGCCGCAGGACAACAACTACGCCAGCGAGGGCGTGATCAAGGTCACCGGCCAGGATCCTGGGCTCGGCCTCGTCGGTGGTTTCCTGCCGACCCTGCAGATCGACCCCGAGCTGGGGATGCTCTCCTCCTTCCCCGGCCTGGTCGACCCGACCCTGGCGCTGACCCCCTTCGAGGGTGAGATGTTCCCCGACGGCCGCCCGCAGTCCGTCTTCGCCCTCGACACCGACCAGATGACCCAGGTGACAGACGCGGACGGCGACCCGGTCGCGATGTTGCTGCGTCCGGGTGAGTACTACGAGCTGCCCGACGGCACCCGGGTGGAGTTCGAGAACGTGATCCGGTGGGCCGGTCTGCTGGTGCGTCATGACCCGGGCCGGATGCCCGCGCTAGCCCTCGCCGGCGTCGCCGTGCTCGGGCTCGGGCTCATGCTGGGTGTCAAACGACGCAGGATCTACGTCCGGGTCGCCCCGGGCTTCGACGAAACGGGTGCTGCACGGCATACTGACGTCAGGGTCGCGGGACTGCCCAAGGGCAGCGACCCCGGGCTGCAGACCGTCGTCGACGACGTCCTCTCGCGGATCGTCAGCACCCCGACGACCACCCGGCAGCCCTGGAGCGAGACGAGGACAAGGAATGACTGA
- a CDS encoding cytochrome c biogenesis CcdA family protein: MSEVVLSGPLLLAAAIAALAGLVSFASPCVLPLVPGFLGYVGGMTAQPADARSRSERWRVLVGSLLFVAGFTVVFLAMSVVISSLGLALAQHQGLLLRIGGVVVLVLGLVMVLQPTAAVRVTWRPAAGVAGAPLLGIAFGLGFSACTGPALAAIQTLGTSILPGDDQVGRALVLGTAYSLGLGVPFTLIAAGLGSVSRASRWLRDHYLLVQRAGGGLLVLLGLLMLLGVWAEAMAWVQTRLTSNFTTAI, from the coding sequence GTGAGCGAGGTCGTCCTGTCCGGGCCGTTGCTGCTGGCTGCCGCGATCGCGGCGCTGGCCGGTCTGGTGTCCTTCGCAAGCCCCTGCGTGCTGCCGCTCGTGCCCGGCTTCCTGGGCTACGTCGGGGGTATGACGGCCCAGCCAGCCGATGCCCGGTCACGTTCGGAGCGGTGGCGCGTGCTCGTGGGGTCCCTGCTGTTCGTGGCGGGCTTCACCGTGGTGTTCCTGGCGATGAGTGTGGTCATCTCCTCCCTCGGGCTGGCCCTGGCGCAACATCAGGGGCTGCTGCTGCGCATCGGCGGTGTCGTCGTCCTCGTCCTCGGGCTGGTGATGGTACTGCAGCCGACGGCCGCAGTGCGGGTGACGTGGCGTCCGGCCGCCGGGGTCGCCGGGGCACCGCTGCTGGGGATCGCCTTTGGCCTGGGCTTCAGCGCGTGCACCGGCCCGGCCCTGGCCGCGATCCAGACCCTCGGCACCTCGATCCTGCCCGGCGACGACCAGGTGGGCCGTGCCCTGGTGCTCGGCACCGCATACAGCCTGGGTCTGGGCGTGCCCTTCACGCTCATCGCCGCCGGCCTCGGCTCGGTCAGCCGCGCCTCCCGCTGGTTGCGCGACCACTACCTGCTCGTGCAGCGCGCCGGTGGCGGACTGCTCGTCCTCCTCGGACTGCTGATGCTGCTCGGGGTGTGGGCCGAGGCGATGGCCTGGGTTCAGACACGCCTCACCAGCAACTTCACGACGGCGATCTGA
- a CDS encoding TlpA family protein disulfide reductase, producing MKLSSKRCAGAVALLAAVSLALAGCGGDRSSINDQMRQGDQKGYVAGDGTIQVLTAEERETVITLEGTTLEEKAWSSQDHLGEVVVVNVWGSWCGPCIAEAPDLEEVATGFRDAGEPVQFIGVNSRDSVPNALAFQEKYDVSYPSLQDDGGRTRAQLQGLAVATPTTMVLDGQGRLAARVSGQVDASTLRGLVEDVLAEPAADEEAR from the coding sequence GTGAAGCTGTCCTCGAAGCGCTGCGCCGGTGCGGTCGCCCTGCTCGCGGCGGTCTCCTTGGCTCTCGCCGGCTGCGGTGGCGACCGCTCGTCGATCAATGATCAGATGCGACAGGGGGACCAGAAGGGTTACGTCGCCGGCGACGGCACCATCCAGGTGCTCACCGCCGAGGAGCGCGAGACGGTCATCACCCTCGAGGGCACCACCCTGGAGGAGAAGGCATGGTCCTCCCAGGACCACCTCGGGGAGGTCGTCGTCGTCAACGTCTGGGGTTCGTGGTGCGGACCGTGCATCGCCGAGGCGCCAGACCTGGAGGAGGTCGCCACCGGTTTTCGTGACGCCGGTGAGCCGGTGCAGTTCATCGGGGTCAACAGCCGTGACTCGGTGCCCAACGCCCTGGCGTTCCAGGAGAAGTACGACGTCTCCTACCCCTCCCTGCAGGACGACGGCGGCCGCACCCGCGCGCAGCTGCAGGGGCTGGCCGTCGCGACCCCGACGACGATGGTCCTGGACGGCCAGGGACGCCTGGCTGCCCGGGTCAGCGGCCAGGTCGACGCCTCGACGCTGCGCGGGCTCGTCGAGGACGTTCTGGCCGAGCCCGCTGCCGACGAGGAGGCCCGGTGA